The following are encoded together in the Kribbella sp. CA-293567 genome:
- a CDS encoding o-succinylbenzoate synthase, with protein sequence MITYAIGLKNKFRGITVREGMLFEGPAGWAEWSPFLDYDDATSVSWLRAAREAAFDGWPEPVRSVVPVNCTVPAIGPEKAAAIVRASGCSTAKVKVAEPGQTLQDDLERVEAVRDAIGNGRVRIDANGGWSVDEALRALKELDRFDLEYVEQPCASVHDLATVRRRTDVLVAADESIRRAEDPLLVKKLEAADIAVLKVQPIGGVRACLDIAEQIGLPVVVSSALETSIGIAAGVALAAALPELPYACGLATVSMFTAEVVSEPLLAVDGFLPVKRLEPAPELPTADQATTAKWEARFARVEALRGNK encoded by the coding sequence GTGATCACCTACGCGATCGGGTTGAAGAACAAGTTCCGTGGGATCACCGTGCGCGAGGGGATGTTGTTCGAGGGGCCGGCCGGCTGGGCCGAGTGGAGCCCGTTCCTCGACTACGACGACGCGACGAGCGTGTCCTGGCTGCGGGCCGCGCGGGAGGCCGCCTTCGACGGGTGGCCGGAGCCGGTGCGGTCCGTCGTACCGGTGAACTGCACTGTTCCGGCGATCGGTCCCGAGAAGGCGGCCGCAATCGTGCGGGCCTCGGGTTGCAGCACTGCCAAGGTGAAGGTGGCTGAGCCCGGACAGACGTTGCAGGACGACCTGGAGCGGGTGGAGGCGGTCCGGGACGCGATCGGCAACGGGCGGGTCCGGATCGATGCCAACGGTGGCTGGTCGGTCGACGAAGCCCTGCGGGCGTTGAAGGAACTCGACCGCTTCGACCTGGAGTACGTCGAGCAGCCGTGCGCCTCCGTGCACGACCTGGCCACCGTACGGCGCCGTACCGACGTGCTGGTCGCCGCGGACGAGTCCATCCGCCGGGCCGAAGACCCGCTGCTGGTGAAGAAGCTCGAGGCCGCTGACATCGCAGTACTGAAGGTGCAGCCGATCGGCGGCGTCCGGGCCTGTCTCGACATCGCCGAGCAGATCGGCCTGCCAGTGGTGGTTTCGTCGGCTCTGGAGACCTCTATCGGCATTGCTGCCGGAGTGGCGCTCGCTGCAGCGCTGCCTGAGCTCCCGTACGCCTGTGGACTGGCGACCGTCTCCATGTTCACGGCAGAGGTCGTCAGTGAGCCACTGCTGGCTGTCGACGGTTTCTTGCCGGTGAAGCGTCTCGAACCGGCTCCAGAGTTGCCAACTGCTGACCAAGCGACCACGGCCAAGTGGGAAGCGCGGTTCGCGAGGGTAGAAGCACTGAGAGGAAACAAATGA
- a CDS encoding response regulator transcription factor: MTEPDQIRVAVADDQELIRSALRMMVESQPDLLFAGEAADGLDALALVRSRRVDVVLMDLRMPRLDGIQATATITAEQPGCRVIALTTFDLDDYAFRALRAGAGGFLLKDARSEEIIEAVRTVHAGHGVIAPSTTRRLIEHLTAVPEPDAARAAEVRAALTPREFDTLLELATGDTNREIAARLHLSEATIKTHVGHVLAKLGLRDRVQAVVLAYETGLVGPARR; the protein is encoded by the coding sequence ATGACCGAGCCCGACCAGATCCGCGTGGCCGTGGCCGACGACCAGGAACTGATTCGTTCCGCGCTGCGGATGATGGTCGAGAGCCAGCCCGACCTCCTCTTCGCCGGAGAGGCGGCCGACGGACTCGATGCGCTGGCGCTGGTGCGTTCGCGCCGGGTCGACGTGGTGCTGATGGATCTGCGGATGCCGAGGCTGGACGGCATCCAGGCGACGGCGACGATCACGGCCGAGCAGCCCGGCTGCCGGGTGATCGCCCTGACCACCTTCGACCTGGACGACTACGCCTTCCGGGCGCTGCGGGCCGGCGCCGGCGGCTTCCTGCTCAAGGACGCGCGGAGCGAGGAGATCATCGAGGCCGTCCGGACGGTGCATGCCGGTCACGGCGTCATCGCGCCGTCCACCACCCGGCGCCTGATCGAGCACCTCACGGCCGTACCCGAACCCGATGCCGCCCGCGCCGCCGAGGTCCGGGCGGCGTTGACCCCGCGCGAGTTCGACACCCTGCTGGAGTTGGCGACCGGTGACACCAACCGCGAGATCGCCGCGCGGTTGCACCTGTCGGAAGCGACCATCAAGACCCACGTCGGGCATGTACTGGCCAAGCTCGGTCTGCGCGATCGGGTGCAGGCCGTCGTACTGGCCTACGAGACCGGTTTGGTGGGCCCGGCCCGGCGCTGA
- a CDS encoding GNAT family N-acetyltransferase, which produces MIELRELTADDWRLWRELRLAALEEAPYAFGSRLADWVDAEEERWRARLSLPASRNFVAVLDGRPVGMASGLRSDKDGVIELVSMWIAPAGRGRGLGELLLAEVERTARDAGARTFQLSVADGNQRAHALYLRSGFVETGLPGVLMPDGVQREIIMRKPL; this is translated from the coding sequence GTGATCGAACTCCGGGAACTGACCGCCGACGACTGGCGGCTGTGGCGGGAGCTGCGGCTGGCCGCCCTCGAAGAAGCGCCGTACGCGTTCGGCTCGCGACTGGCCGACTGGGTCGACGCCGAGGAAGAGCGCTGGCGGGCGCGGCTCAGCCTGCCCGCCTCGCGCAACTTCGTCGCCGTCCTCGACGGTAGGCCGGTCGGCATGGCCAGCGGGTTGCGGAGCGACAAGGACGGCGTGATCGAGCTGGTCTCGATGTGGATCGCCCCGGCCGGCCGGGGCCGCGGCCTCGGTGAGCTGTTGCTCGCCGAGGTGGAGCGCACCGCCCGCGACGCCGGCGCCCGCACCTTCCAGCTGTCCGTTGCTGATGGCAACCAAAGGGCACACGCGCTCTACCTGCGCAGCGGTTTCGTCGAGACCGGCCTCCCCGGCGTCCTGATGCCCGACGGCGTCCAGCGCGAGATCATCATGCGCAAGCCGCTCTGA
- a CDS encoding M48 family metallopeptidase, with product MSENEERPTRPRATLTDISSRAWEHPADRGALVALRQLKGFDFILRKMSGLINERAFRLEYLGSAIRVDERQFPKIHRLYTEAATTLDVRQLPELYVTNSPVWNAVTIGMDKPFIVLNSALVQGLDDEETRFILGHELGHAQSGHALYQSLLLWLMRITGAVNWMPIGAFGLRAIIAALHEWSRKAELSSDRAGLLAVQDPATALRVQMKLASGGQLEQLDTTAFLAQGTEYESAGDLRDSVLKLLLLEAQTHPLAVIRAHELRRWVDEGEYTQIVSGTYPKRQDDGDASMSQEAKNAAKSYSDAFARSQDPLAKLVRDMGEGLGGVRDWVSSKFPPR from the coding sequence ATGAGCGAGAACGAAGAGCGGCCGACGCGGCCGCGGGCCACTCTGACCGACATCAGCTCGCGGGCCTGGGAACACCCCGCCGACCGGGGCGCGCTGGTCGCGCTGCGGCAGCTCAAGGGCTTCGACTTCATCCTGCGGAAGATGTCCGGGCTGATCAATGAGCGCGCCTTCCGGCTGGAGTACCTCGGCTCGGCGATCCGGGTCGACGAGCGGCAGTTCCCGAAGATCCACCGGCTCTACACCGAGGCCGCGACGACCCTCGACGTGCGTCAGCTGCCCGAGCTGTACGTCACCAACAGCCCGGTCTGGAACGCGGTCACGATCGGCATGGACAAGCCGTTCATCGTGCTGAACAGCGCGCTGGTCCAGGGCCTCGACGACGAGGAGACCAGGTTCATCCTCGGTCACGAGCTCGGCCACGCACAGAGCGGTCACGCGCTCTACCAGTCGCTGCTGCTCTGGCTGATGCGCATCACCGGTGCCGTCAACTGGATGCCGATCGGCGCCTTCGGGCTGCGCGCGATCATCGCCGCGCTGCACGAGTGGTCCCGCAAGGCCGAGTTGTCCAGCGACCGGGCCGGCCTGCTCGCCGTCCAGGACCCGGCGACCGCGCTGCGGGTGCAGATGAAGCTCGCGAGCGGTGGACAGCTCGAGCAGCTGGACACCACCGCCTTCCTTGCCCAGGGCACGGAGTACGAGAGCGCCGGCGACCTGCGCGACAGTGTGCTGAAGCTGCTGCTGCTCGAGGCGCAGACCCACCCGCTGGCCGTCATCCGCGCGCACGAACTGCGCCGCTGGGTGGACGAGGGCGAGTACACCCAGATCGTCTCCGGCACCTACCCGAAGCGGCAGGACGACGGCGACGCCTCGATGAGCCAGGAGGCGAAGAACGCGGCCAAGTCGTACTCCGACGCCTTCGCCCGCTCCCAGGACCCGCTGGCCAAGCTCGTCCGCGACATGGGCGAGGGCCTCGGCGGCGTCCGCGACTGGGTCTCCTCGAAGTTCCCGCCGCGCTGA
- a CDS encoding MFS transporter, translated as MSEDVIKADSPGGRPVDQGAGPAAHGHRNLGIALALISMAQLMVVLDGTIVNIALPHIQNDLGFSDATLPWVVNAYALAFGGLLLLGGRIGDILGRRKVFVFGVVLFGVASFIGGIAQSEGVLLASRILQGLAAAAASPNALALITTTFPAGKERNRAMAVYAAMSGAGAAVGLILGGALTEASWRWTFFINTPIGLIVAVLAFRYLGESARQHGKFDIPGAVTGTVGLTALVYGLTNAGTEGWSNAVTLVSIFGGLALLALFLVIEARSKHALMPFRILANRTRGVSFFVMLIVGAAMFSMFYFLGIYIQNVLGYSALKTGFAFLPFSFGIVIAAQVASTLIARMDPRWISGAGSLLMAAGMFGFSRLEVDSGYATHLLPFIVVLAFGMGLIFVPLTLTAVSGVANEDSGVGSAVLNTVQQIGGAIGLALLGTLSANAIKDKFAELTPGLAKASQASPDQAEMLANQAKAVATTHGFTTAFLVSAIIGVGAAIITLVGLSVKHQDLAGDDNKPVHLG; from the coding sequence ATGTCTGAAGACGTCATCAAGGCCGACTCGCCAGGGGGGCGGCCGGTTGACCAGGGGGCCGGACCGGCGGCGCACGGCCACCGCAATCTCGGCATCGCGCTCGCGCTGATCTCCATGGCGCAGCTGATGGTGGTGCTCGACGGCACCATCGTCAACATCGCCCTGCCGCACATCCAGAACGATCTCGGGTTCAGCGACGCCACCCTGCCGTGGGTCGTCAACGCCTACGCGCTGGCCTTCGGTGGCCTGCTGCTGCTCGGCGGCCGGATCGGGGACATCCTCGGCCGCCGCAAGGTGTTCGTCTTCGGCGTCGTGCTCTTCGGGGTGGCGTCGTTCATCGGCGGTATCGCCCAGAGCGAGGGCGTCCTGCTCGCCAGCCGGATCCTGCAGGGCCTCGCGGCCGCGGCGGCCTCGCCGAACGCGCTCGCGCTGATCACCACCACCTTCCCGGCCGGCAAGGAGCGCAACCGCGCGATGGCCGTGTACGCCGCGATGTCCGGCGCCGGTGCGGCCGTCGGCCTGATCCTGGGCGGCGCGCTGACCGAGGCGTCCTGGCGCTGGACCTTCTTCATCAACACCCCGATCGGCCTGATCGTCGCGGTGCTGGCGTTCCGGTACCTCGGTGAGTCCGCTCGCCAGCACGGCAAGTTCGACATCCCCGGCGCGGTCACCGGTACGGTCGGTCTGACCGCGCTCGTCTACGGTCTGACCAACGCCGGGACCGAGGGCTGGAGCAACGCCGTCACGCTGGTCTCCATCTTCGGTGGCCTGGCCCTGCTCGCGCTGTTCCTGGTGATCGAGGCCCGGTCGAAGCACGCGCTGATGCCGTTCCGGATCCTCGCGAACCGGACCCGTGGGGTCAGCTTCTTCGTGATGCTGATCGTCGGAGCGGCGATGTTCTCGATGTTCTACTTCCTCGGCATCTACATCCAGAACGTGCTCGGCTACAGCGCGCTGAAGACCGGTTTCGCCTTCCTGCCATTCAGCTTCGGCATCGTGATCGCGGCCCAGGTCGCCTCGACGCTGATCGCCCGGATGGACCCGCGCTGGATCTCCGGAGCGGGCAGCCTGCTGATGGCGGCCGGGATGTTCGGCTTCAGCCGGCTCGAGGTGGACTCCGGCTACGCCACCCACCTGCTGCCGTTCATCGTCGTGCTGGCCTTCGGGATGGGCCTGATCTTCGTCCCACTCACCCTGACCGCGGTCAGCGGAGTCGCGAACGAGGACTCCGGGGTCGGGTCAGCGGTGCTGAACACGGTCCAGCAGATCGGTGGCGCGATCGGCCTGGCGCTGCTGGGCACGCTGTCGGCCAACGCGATCAAGGACAAGTTCGCCGAGCTCACGCCGGGGCTGGCGAAGGCTTCGCAGGCCTCGCCCGACCAGGCCGAGATGCTGGCGAACCAGGCCAAGGCCGTGGCCACCACGCACGGTTTCACCACCGCGTTCCTGGTGTCGGCGATCATCGGTGTCGGCGCCGCGATCATCACCCTGGTCGGCCTGTCGGTCAAGCACCAGGACCTGGCCGGCGACGACAACAAGCCGGTTCACCTGGGCTGA
- a CDS encoding PLP-dependent cysteine synthase family protein has product MSEGVGASSRPVPSREVDRRDDKARAWVSEAIRLVEADANRSADTHLHVFPMPAAAGVDLYLKDESVHPTGSLKHRLARSLFLYALCNGWIREGTTVIEASSGSTAVSEAYFARLLGLPFVAVMPASTSPEKIELIEFYGGRCHFVERSGQIYGEAKRLAEESGGHYMDQFTYAERATDWRGNNNIAESIFSQLSLEHHPIPAWIVVGAGTGGTSATIGRYVRYQRHDTSVAVVDPENSAFFPAFESGDGDFATGRPSRIEGIGRPRVEPSFVLGVVDRMIAVPDAASIAAMRFCSKVTGRMVGGSTGTNLWGSLRLAAEMRRTGVEGSIVTLLCDSGDRYGATYYDDAWLKRNGIDLAPYTETLEGFAQSGRWREPLR; this is encoded by the coding sequence ATGAGTGAGGGAGTAGGAGCCAGCAGCCGTCCGGTGCCGTCGCGAGAGGTGGACCGGCGCGACGACAAGGCGCGGGCCTGGGTGTCGGAGGCGATCCGGCTCGTCGAGGCCGACGCCAACCGGAGCGCGGACACCCACCTGCACGTCTTCCCGATGCCGGCGGCGGCCGGTGTCGACCTGTACCTGAAGGACGAGTCGGTGCACCCGACCGGCTCGCTCAAGCACCGGCTGGCCCGGTCCTTGTTCCTGTACGCGCTCTGCAACGGCTGGATCCGCGAGGGCACCACCGTGATCGAGGCGTCCAGCGGCTCCACCGCGGTCAGCGAGGCGTACTTCGCTCGGCTGCTCGGGCTCCCGTTCGTCGCGGTGATGCCGGCCTCGACCAGCCCGGAGAAGATCGAGCTGATCGAGTTCTACGGCGGCCGATGTCACTTCGTCGAGCGGTCCGGCCAGATCTACGGCGAGGCCAAACGGCTGGCCGAGGAGAGCGGCGGGCACTACATGGACCAGTTCACCTACGCCGAGCGGGCCACCGACTGGCGCGGTAACAACAACATCGCCGAGTCGATCTTCAGCCAGCTCAGCCTGGAACACCACCCGATCCCGGCCTGGATCGTGGTCGGCGCGGGCACCGGCGGCACCTCGGCGACCATCGGCCGGTACGTCCGCTACCAGCGGCACGACACCTCGGTGGCCGTGGTCGACCCGGAGAACTCGGCCTTCTTCCCGGCCTTCGAGTCCGGTGACGGCGACTTCGCCACCGGCCGCCCGTCCCGGATCGAGGGTATCGGCCGGCCGCGGGTGGAGCCGTCGTTCGTGCTCGGCGTGGTCGACCGGATGATCGCGGTCCCCGACGCCGCCTCGATCGCGGCGATGCGGTTCTGCTCGAAGGTGACCGGCCGGATGGTCGGCGGCTCCACCGGGACGAACCTCTGGGGTTCGCTGCGGCTGGCGGCCGAGATGCGGCGGACGGGCGTGGAGGGCAGCATCGTGACGCTGCTGTGCGACAGCGGCGACCGGTACGGCGCGACGTACTACGACGACGCCTGGCTGAAGCGCAACGGGATCGACCTGGCGCCGTACACGGAGACGCTGGAGGGTTTCGCGCAGTCGGGGCGCTGGCGCGAGCCGCTGCGCTAG
- a CDS encoding TetR/AcrR family transcriptional regulator yields MTDVADAGPRQRPRVEGGREEEILDATVEVLAELGYDRLTMDAVATAAKASKATLYRRWSTKAELVVDAISRAKGCPVPVGSDTGSLRGDLIAISCGEGGFTAEMPMSVMAGLLTALHRDEELKTAFQAQFLAPRIAVTTEIYQRAVDRGEIAADVDVALLSMTLPALVIHNAFVLGVEPTDDLVLRVIDHVILPAARGSQVS; encoded by the coding sequence ATGACGGATGTCGCCGATGCAGGGCCACGCCAGCGGCCGCGGGTCGAGGGGGGTCGCGAGGAGGAGATCCTCGACGCCACCGTCGAGGTGCTCGCCGAGCTCGGCTACGACCGGCTGACGATGGACGCGGTGGCGACGGCCGCCAAGGCCAGCAAGGCGACGCTGTACCGGCGCTGGTCGACCAAGGCGGAGCTCGTGGTCGACGCGATCAGCCGGGCCAAGGGGTGTCCGGTGCCGGTCGGGTCCGACACCGGCAGCCTGCGCGGCGACCTGATCGCGATCTCGTGCGGCGAGGGCGGCTTCACCGCCGAGATGCCGATGTCGGTGATGGCCGGTCTGCTGACCGCGCTGCACCGCGACGAGGAACTCAAGACGGCTTTCCAGGCGCAGTTCCTGGCGCCCCGGATCGCGGTCACCACCGAGATCTACCAGCGCGCCGTCGATCGCGGTGAGATCGCCGCCGACGTCGACGTCGCGCTGCTGTCGATGACCCTGCCCGCGCTGGTCATCCACAACGCTTTCGTGCTCGGCGTCGAGCCGACCGATGACCTGGTGCTCCGCGTCATCGACCACGTCATCCTGCCTGCGGCGCGGGGGTCGCAGGTGAGCTGA
- a CDS encoding 1,4-dihydroxy-2-naphthoate polyprenyltransferase: MATPAQWIEGARPRTLPAAIAPVLVGTGAAAYLDSFVWWKALLALGVALLLQIGVNYANDYSDGIRGTDEVRVGPLRLVGSKVASPQQVKAAAFTCFGLGAVLGVVLCATSSWWLLIVGAASLVGAWFYTGGKKPYGYRALGEVSVFVFFGLVAVLGTTFVQAEELHWTAVAGAVAIGSIACALLVANNLRDIPTDSVTGKRTLAVVLGAPRSRRLYAALIALAFILAALSALATPWALLALIALPLAAKSVKIVVSDAVGPALIPVLQGTGLTELVYAVGLTIGLFLGS, translated from the coding sequence ATGGCCACCCCTGCCCAGTGGATCGAAGGCGCCCGCCCTCGCACCCTGCCCGCCGCGATCGCCCCAGTGCTCGTCGGCACCGGCGCAGCCGCCTACCTCGACAGCTTCGTCTGGTGGAAGGCCCTCCTCGCGCTCGGCGTGGCCCTGCTGCTCCAGATCGGCGTCAACTACGCCAATGACTACAGCGACGGCATCCGCGGCACGGACGAGGTCCGGGTGGGACCGCTGCGCCTGGTGGGCTCCAAGGTGGCCAGCCCTCAGCAGGTCAAGGCCGCAGCGTTCACCTGCTTCGGGTTGGGCGCAGTACTGGGCGTAGTGCTTTGTGCGACCTCGTCCTGGTGGCTACTGATCGTAGGAGCCGCGTCGCTGGTGGGAGCCTGGTTCTACACGGGCGGCAAGAAGCCCTACGGTTACCGCGCCCTCGGTGAGGTCAGCGTCTTCGTGTTCTTCGGCCTGGTCGCAGTGCTCGGTACGACGTTCGTGCAGGCCGAGGAACTCCACTGGACCGCAGTCGCCGGCGCCGTAGCCATCGGCAGCATCGCCTGCGCGCTCCTGGTCGCCAACAACCTCCGCGACATCCCCACCGACTCGGTGACGGGCAAGCGGACGCTGGCCGTAGTACTGGGTGCTCCCCGCTCCCGCCGCCTGTACGCCGCCCTGATCGCCCTCGCGTTCATCCTGGCCGCCCTCTCGGCGCTCGCCACCCCGTGGGCTCTCCTGGCACTCATCGCCCTGCCACTGGCCGCCAAGTCGGTCAAGATCGTCGTGAGCGATGCCGTCGGCCCCGCACTCATCCCCGTGCTGCAGGGCACCGGCCTCACCGAGCTCGTGTACGCGGTCGGCCTGACCATCGGCCTCTTCCTCGGCAGCTAG
- a CDS encoding DUF6463 family protein: MTTIDTTPAVAPAGRRSRKVRIAGWLLTAAGLGHTLGSFLETAPDHLRTWFDGHLWSQADYTAWSDAAAGFWYSAFSFGPPLLLVGVTVLWLERRGITPPLVIAVSVATWVIVTFVASGPSPLPLLLIASGLLIAESRRTGTLAPLPGKKS; encoded by the coding sequence ATGACGACTATCGACACCACCCCCGCCGTGGCGCCGGCCGGACGACGGAGCCGGAAGGTCCGGATCGCCGGCTGGCTCCTCACCGCCGCCGGCCTCGGTCACACGCTGGGAAGCTTTCTCGAGACCGCCCCGGATCACCTCAGGACCTGGTTCGACGGGCACTTGTGGAGCCAGGCGGACTACACCGCCTGGAGCGATGCGGCAGCCGGATTCTGGTACTCCGCGTTCAGTTTCGGACCGCCGCTGCTGCTGGTCGGCGTCACCGTGCTGTGGCTGGAGCGCCGGGGGATCACTCCGCCGCTGGTCATCGCCGTGTCGGTGGCGACCTGGGTCATCGTCACGTTCGTCGCCTCCGGGCCCTCGCCGTTGCCGCTTCTCCTGATCGCCTCGGGGCTGCTGATCGCCGAGTCCCGCCGGACCGGCACTCTCGCTCCGTTGCCAGGGAAGAAGTCGTGA
- a CDS encoding AMP-binding protein, whose amino-acid sequence MSKLRLVPGTPDAVLSALTELLDGTGTAFAPLPADPAAAARMRQAVAPDEPVESGTGVVLTTSGSSGEPKGVVLSTAALVASAVATHERLGGPGQWLLPMQPYFVGGLQVLTRSVLAGYAPVVAADHPSFAAGVMAMTAERQYTAMVPTQLTRHLETAEGQDLLRRFNAIVIGGAAMSAELRAKAKSVGVTAIPSYGMTETGSGCVYAGVPLEGTKLRLEDELPGGVASPRATTPDPTELRSMGPDSMDLRERAMESAALQELRQGPAEGRILIAGPTLFSGYRLQPEVTAEVLRDGWFRTQDRGRVVDGRLQVVGRVDDVVISGGVNVTLTAVQARVLEHPAVADAAVLGVPDAEWGSRVVAFVVGDSGRGGPELDELRDFVGEVLPRTWAPRQLVELSELPMLASGKVDRQRLVEGAR is encoded by the coding sequence ATGTCTAAGTTGCGCCTGGTCCCTGGCACCCCGGATGCCGTGCTGTCGGCACTGACTGAGCTACTGGACGGCACCGGTACTGCGTTCGCTCCGTTGCCGGCGGATCCGGCCGCAGCGGCGCGGATGCGGCAAGCGGTAGCGCCGGACGAGCCTGTCGAGTCGGGCACCGGAGTGGTTCTGACGACTTCCGGCTCTTCTGGCGAGCCCAAGGGCGTAGTGCTTTCCACTGCCGCGCTGGTCGCCTCTGCGGTGGCGACCCATGAGCGGCTGGGTGGACCGGGACAGTGGCTGCTCCCGATGCAGCCCTACTTCGTGGGCGGCTTGCAGGTGCTCACCCGGTCGGTGCTGGCTGGGTATGCGCCAGTAGTTGCTGCTGACCACCCGTCGTTCGCCGCTGGAGTGATGGCGATGACTGCGGAACGGCAGTACACCGCGATGGTGCCGACGCAGCTGACCCGGCACCTGGAGACCGCCGAGGGGCAGGACCTGCTGCGGAGGTTCAACGCCATCGTTATCGGTGGGGCGGCGATGTCGGCTGAGTTGAGGGCGAAGGCGAAGTCAGTGGGGGTGACCGCGATCCCGTCGTACGGGATGACGGAGACCGGTAGTGGGTGCGTGTATGCGGGGGTGCCGCTGGAGGGCACCAAGCTGCGCTTGGAAGACGAGCTGCCTGGTGGGGTGGCATCGCCGCGTGCGACGACCCCGGATCCGACGGAGCTGCGCTCGATGGGCCCGGATTCGATGGACCTGCGCGAGCGGGCGATGGAGTCGGCAGCCCTGCAAGAGCTGCGGCAGGGACCGGCGGAGGGGCGGATCTTGATAGCTGGCCCGACGTTGTTCAGTGGGTATCGGTTGCAGCCGGAGGTTACGGCGGAGGTGCTGCGGGACGGGTGGTTCCGGACGCAGGACCGGGGGCGGGTGGTGGACGGTCGGCTGCAGGTGGTCGGCCGGGTGGACGATGTGGTGATCTCGGGCGGGGTCAACGTCACGCTGACGGCGGTGCAGGCGCGGGTGCTGGAGCATCCGGCTGTTGCGGATGCGGCGGTGCTGGGCGTGCCAGATGCTGAGTGGGGCTCGCGGGTGGTGGCTTTCGTCGTGGGTGACTCCGGGCGGGGTGGGCCGGAGCTCGATGAGCTGCGGGACTTCGTCGGTGAGGTGCTGCCTCGCACCTGGGCTCCACGGCAGTTGGTCGAGCTGAGCGAACTGCCGATGCTTGCTTCGGGCAAGGTTGATCGGCAGCGGCTGGTGGAGGGGGCGCGGTGA
- a CDS encoding LIC_13387 family protein — translation MPGFRVGAWCWIATGTGHTLGDLVLRVFPMDGDKAIDAAMRAHPFELFGLHRSYYQVTMGFSLVMGVCLVFVGVLLLHIHRITPRRSLRRAAVLGLGMSAVALTLSALFEPPPPIVLFSAACVAFALSAYGRRDTSEPVVRKVT, via the coding sequence ATGCCCGGCTTCCGCGTCGGCGCCTGGTGCTGGATCGCCACCGGCACGGGACACACCCTCGGCGACCTCGTCCTGCGCGTTTTCCCCATGGACGGCGACAAAGCCATCGATGCCGCGATGCGCGCGCATCCGTTCGAGCTGTTCGGCCTGCACCGCAGCTACTACCAGGTGACGATGGGCTTCAGCCTGGTGATGGGGGTCTGCCTGGTGTTCGTGGGCGTGCTGCTGCTCCACATCCACCGGATCACTCCGCGCCGGAGTCTGCGGCGAGCCGCCGTCCTCGGTCTGGGGATGTCGGCGGTCGCGCTGACTCTCAGCGCCTTGTTCGAGCCGCCGCCGCCGATTGTTCTGTTCAGCGCGGCCTGCGTGGCGTTCGCGCTGTCGGCGTACGGGCGGCGTGATACCAGTGAGCCCGTGGTACGGAAAGTGACGTAG